DNA sequence from the Ptychodera flava strain L36383 unplaced genomic scaffold, AS_Pfla_20210202 Scaffold_30__1_contigs__length_3116999_pilon, whole genome shotgun sequence genome:
AGGGCGCGTTCTGGCTGCGACACTTGCTTAGCCCGTAATTGATACCGCTATTGCCATGTATGCTTTACAGCAATTTTTGTGGCATGACTTGGTAGCGCGTAGGCATATATACATTTCGGAGAACAAGGAACTTGACAAATTAATGGAGGgcaataaaaatcaaatttgctacCTCTCAGTCTTGCCCATTTTTGTGAGTAATAATCTATCTGTTAAATAATGATTTACCGAGAGCGTATCGATACTCTTTTAACAGTTGTACATGCAAACTATAAGTAGCAGCGTAAGAATATTTATATGACGAGAATAAATTCCAGTAAATATACAGCATGTTCTAATTTACGTGAGTGCCACTGTAATGACATTCATTTTACAAAAGTATAGAGTGTAGAGAATCTTTCCAAAAAAagctaatttttattttctgccACAGTCACTCTTTATGGACATACTTAATGCAACGTAAAagatgtaaatatgtaaaagtgGCTATTAACATTCTACTGTAAATCTGAATCGTTATTGTTTGATTTAAACTGTATCATACTCTGGTTTATAAAATTTGCACATCACACGTATAAGAAACACTGATGTACACTTTCCTGACGAGAAGCCATTACCTGTCTGACACAACTATAAATGGTAAAAACTTATTTAAACGAAAAGTAATATAGTTTTTATTACTAATATAATGTTttacatgtctgtgtgttttgctggttttataatatttttagtCATCCTTTAATTGTTTCCCTTGAAAACATAATTCTACAAACGTATTATCGGTAACAGTATATAAGTATATGCCTGTTATGTCCGCCTTCCAAATCAAGCTATTGCATCTCTAACTATACCTCCTGACCACACTTGAATTAAGTTGATGCATGTTTTTGTGCACTTATACAGGAAGCATATGGGAAATAAGGCCTTGATAGTGAGCTACAATTGGGGAGGTCCAATTCCAGGGAGGAGTGACTGATGCAGTTCATCTATTGATCCGTCTCCTTCGTGAACTAGGGCTATCTGTATACTGCACCACTCTGACAGCTACTGAAGAAGAAATCAAGGAGGCGAGGGAATATGGAGTTGAGCTCATAGTGCCGTCCCCAATTTCAAAGTTCAAGGTCAGAAGTAAAGAACCTGATGCTGATTGGCTGTATCACCACGAAGATTActttccaaatttgaaagagttAGCCAATGTCAGACTCGTTTTCGGATTTGGAATGATAAATTCTGACGcagctttcaaaatcgaaaaaGACCGATTTCCGAGAGCAGCATTCTCCTTGATAAACCTGTTCGATAGCGACCTCATAACTCCCTTAGTTGCGGATTGCATGGACACAGAACTTCAGCTGCGCAGGGAGAGCGTGTCAGAAGAAGGTCAACATTCGCGGTATGTCTTCTCCGTTGGAGGCAGTATTTTTAAAGAGTACAAGAAACTGTATCGCAAATACCCAAACATAGAACACTATAGGTTATCTCCCGTGATAGACGACAGTCATTTTGATATTATTCCCCCTGACACTGTCGATGATGATGAAGAATTTCAAATTCTATCATTGTTTCAAGAACATGAATTAGCAGATCTGAAAGAGGACAGTGTTGTCATGAAGGCCATGAATGCTGTCGCAAACCTGTGGCATGAAACCAAGAAATCCCCGTTGAAATGGAAAATTCTCGGTGTACCAACGCGTTGCGAATCTACTCTTAGAGATCGTATGAAACCACATTCACATTTACGTATTGTACCGGCTCGAATGCCATCAGCTGCACACCTAAATGACGAACTGAGCCGATCAAATCTTGTCCTTATTCCGCCATCTTCAGTACATTACGCCAATCTAACACTTGCTGCTGTGTCCGCTGCTATACCTTTCATTGTTCCGGAGAATTCACAGAGCCATCATCTGATTGAGGAGCACATACCCGACTGTGAAGAAAGTGTGGTGAATATGAGCAATTGTGAGATTTTGCGGAAAGGCATCTGCAGATTTCTGTTTAAATATGAGACAGCCCTTGAAAGGGCGCGGGATATTAAACGAAAGGTCATAGAGAGAATGGTGAATCAGAAACTAATGAACATTAACACAGATTTTATCAGCGTGGTGAAGGAAGACTCAAATAAAACACAAGGTAAtaattattcatttataaaTGTGTGAGCGAGTATGTACACCTAAGAATTTTATTCTGCAAGCTGTCCATCTCTTTTATTTTTCATCCTTCTGAATTACTTCTATAACTATTCTGCTTATTCAGTGCTTGCGAATATACGTGCATATAATTATCTCATGTGAAATGAAAAGTTTGATCCAAAAGAAGTGTCACATTTTACCCGTCTActtacctacctatctaccgaccgaccgaccgacggACCTAactactacctacctacctacctcctGGCCTACCAAATTTAGCTACCTGCCTacctgtttgttttttcttgcCGAACAGATCGTATAGTAAATGAAGGGATTCTCGAGCAAGAAAACTGTGAACGCGATCCATGTAAGCTTGATCTTCATTATTTTGTGCCTGAAGTCAATTATAAAACAAGCATTTTCTGAGCTCTGTGTTCACATATCAGATCTAACATATCAAATTAATATACCTCTAGCGTTTTGTTCTCTTGGCGTACAAATATTACGAAGTAGCGGATTtctgtaggcctatacatgAGACTTGCCTTGAAAGGCGAAGACATTAAATTCCATGCAAAATAAGGTAAAACACTAGCTGGAAACAGTTAACATTTGCTACAATTTCATCAGAGCGGCAAACGATGGCTTtaaaattgatatgaaataCCCTTAATTGAGAAGTGAAACACAAGGTGTTATATCATTTTTCTTATTAACTTGTACAACATACAGGTATGTCGATTGACTCTGTACAAAAGATGACCAGCTTGTTCCATTTATCGCATGTCAAATATATTATTGCTTATCCTCGTAGACCTGCGCATATCTATGTACTTACTTACCTACCCAGCCACCCCTCCACCTACCTATACCTACCTCTCTATCTATATACAAACATTCATATATACaaacatgtaaatcaatatattttattaCCAAACAGATCACGCAGATGGACGGATTCTCGAGCCAGAACTCAGTGAAAGTGTCATGCAAAAAGGGGAACAAAACATCACGCGTATCTCATATATTGCAATAATTAAGTGTCGTTCATCTTCCTTTAAAACTGACATAGGTACAGTGAAATTGAAGGTACGAGTAAGTGGCGTTGTTCCGGAGAAAGGGAGAACAGTCGTGGAAGTTGAAAGAGGTTTCTACGAGAGCGATGAAGTCAAGGAAATGACGGATGAAGTTCGACCGTCGCTTGATGATCAGCATAATGAAATGAAAGTGAAGGACGTTGGCCGTGGGAGTATTTCTTATACAATGACATGTCAGTCATTAGATGCACTGGAATGCCTGATGGGACAATATGAGAATGGGAAACTACAGGATCTGATGGAAGATAAATTCCTGTCTGATGAACTCCTTGATAAAATTGGTGCATTTTATCTGGCAATTGATGTAACCATTGACTATGAAGAGTACTTCTTGTGTAGGAAGGAACTGATCCAAAAATTTGGTAAGTAGACATATGAATTGATTTCCTTTTCTCTCTGGTTCAACGTTTAAATGTGAGTTTTCGTTTATTCGTTTAACTTCAGTACGTATGTTTATATGACAAACAATTGTTTGTACGTGTGAAAACCCACTTACTAAATCACCTCAAGTTGTTGTTGCATAATGCCTTCAGCTTCCGATTGAACGTTTCGACATTGTAAAGTCAAATGCAATTCACAGTAAAACTTGAATACCATGTACTTACTGTTTCCATGGTAAATGCAAAACGAAACAGACTATACATCAATGGGTCTGTACGATTGTCCGTGCGTTTCCTTTTCTAAATACTATTCTATGCCTGAGGTCTTGACACCTTATtgatacttacatacatacatacaaacatacatacatacatacatacatacacacatacatacatgcactgtaaaaatagcggacgctagacgcgtctttacgcgttcaaaatgtagatgtcggtgttcaaatttgaacgcctagtgttcatattgttaacactagtgttcatattattaacagtggtgttctaaacctgaacacggagtgttaacaaccatctccttcaagtgttcaaatacttagcattacagaaattttacaatactgtaaaacaattaacaatctttagtgttttttactttactatggctatattaaatttactactgcctcgctgtccggcaaacgtacacggattttgatgtaacgaatttgccactaagtgaaaaatatctccggtctaaaattgctgaaagcatgttttttcgaaaaaggaagtatacaaaataattttacacgtttattacgggttgaaattttgaaattttgaaaagaaaatcagataaccaccatgaacgttttaattttaacatcggcgtgcaagaggcgttctactcctaAACACtaggtgttcaagtttggtgccttttcttatcccgtcatgcatcaaaacggaagttgcgacatttttcttgtaaacgcacgctgaagtcgtgatcgtgcggaagcaagaccagaaagggtaagttttctctccaaaatataaaaggtgttaaattttgaagcacctgtgttattatttttagaaattatttgtatagtaCTTTGGAATAGATAAAATACGAGacgaaaccttttttctttcagtggctggtataccatacactagctgtgaatacgcagcggtgttttgggccgtggcgtatcgatcgcactcgggtcaagggtcatgccgctgcgtaatcacagctaacacatgtcttttggtaatcacaatcgcatgtaaaactgtaaaacattagtaaacatcgcagagtatacactctattgtttcagcatttGAGAGTTGgcttttttacttttcatcagttgatgacaagaagaagccaatattttgtaacagtatcgaaaagaggcactgtacaCCAAAGTCatcccttttccttaacctaataaggccaccttgtcttttatttaaagtctcatgtcgctTTATTACCTATAATTGCATTATTTTCaagatgtaaaaagttggatttacctgcgaatcgaagagttattacagaagctgatggtacagaaattaaaaaattgaagatgatgagtgtacaggtagctgtctggaaacaagcttgagaacctcagttcatctctaatgttgatttaaactttcgagggtcagtaactgaattttgataagtttctgtatttttgctcTTAATTTATCTGagctttggtagaacgctatgatcaactaaatgttactggagaatgagctttcaaatacgtgtagtctcccttatcagatgcaagggtggaatgaagaattaaagcagaaaccgacagaaattcagagtgaaaaatgtacactctgaatttctgaattttatgaaattttcactcagaattttctgtcgctttctgcttcaattctctattccacccttgcatctgatgaaggagacgtcACGTCTATAAAGGTTtatgctccagtaacattttGTTGATCATAGCCCACTAAATCTTAGAttatttgtattgtagatcaacacgttttttgttctcgatttgttactgttttttagctttgctgttagcgacgcagagcttatctcataggtgaatgtgtggcatcgtcctcaatttttacatcccaagctttttcttcaaaacggccagtacgatttccttaatatttatctttatttaaagatattacaaacaaacaaaccttttgttTAATGAAttactttgttggacaaggaaataggttttacactgccaaggacccactttacCCACTTTCtaatgttgtgccttactgtgacactttgtgacaacttgacatgttgtgtttactttactgtggacaactatgtagcatgtgcatcagagaagccttgactaacgtttttccaaatttacaattgtctatacaaaagGAAATTTCTGTAAGAAACCGTCttacaacaatgaagtatgcaATTCATACATTGcgtgttttcaaaataataagccaaattttgagctttttcaaaacagatattGTTGTACGGttttacaaatatgaacatacgacgtaatccacaatatttaagtaaaaccggttttgtcattactttgttcatattgtttgaaaacaatCTACAGTGTGTTATttggattttcttttgttaatGTTGTGATAAGAAGGTGTTTACACCGTTgatgttttcctctgacaaactttacaaagtggccatgtttatttgcccattttatactacattattgtattttacgcaagaaatttttctgtatttttagaataaaataattttactgaatatcaatgGTCTGctttgttatttcaaggcttgaacaccccctgaacgcccaaaattaaaggtgttcaacaagtgcatatcatgtgttctagcctttaacacactcatcgttgaacggcgtccatgcgttcaaaaagtgttacagccctttgaacgcgtaaatgcgttcaattttttgaacacatttcatgtgcaatgtGTGTTCAGTCATGGAACACTATGGTGTTCAATatatgtctgatgaacacgtaatgttcaaaatgtgaacacgtgtgttcaaaattgaacgttggttgaacacgtagcgttaaatttctgaacgtctagacgcgttcaaaaaatgttacaaaaaggcgtttaattggtgttctatccttgaacacttaactttacagtgtacatacatacatacatacatacatacatacatacatacatacatacatacatacatacatacatacatacatgtaaaatcgtCTTCTTTATAGATTATATCAACACATCATTaataaaaattatgttttacgTGACTGTGCTACTCTTGTATGTTGTAATACTTTACTCACAACGTTGTGCATGcttttttctggtttattaaGGGTCATCTATGCAGAAAAGAGATACTGCCAAGTTTCAAACTACAGAGCCacagagaactgaaaatacattCCAAAGGGTAAACAAAGCCAGAGATTTCCTGAAAGCTTTTGAAAGGGCCGGTGATAAGGTGACTCAGAGCCAGATATACATCCTTGACCAGTTTTTGAAAGAAAGGGAACAGAGGAGACAGAGGGGACACCAGCAATCGTCACAAGGTTCGTTTCAACGACACATAGACGACAAAGGTGTTTGCAAACCTATAGTGGAACTAAAT
Encoded proteins:
- the LOC139127316 gene encoding uncharacterized protein isoform X1, with product MINSDAAFKIEKDRFPRAAFSLINLFDSDLITPLVADCMDTELQLRRESVSEEGQHSRYVFSVGGSIFKEYKKLYRKYPNIEHYRLSPVIDDSHFDIIPPDTVDDDEEFQILSLFQEHELADLKEDSVVMKAMNAVANLWHETKKSPLKWKILGVPTRCESTLRDRMKPHSHLRIVPARMPSAAHLNDELSRSNLVLIPPSSVHYANLTLAAVSAAIPFIVPENSQSHHLIEEHIPDCEESVVNMSNCEILRKGICRFLFKYETALERARDIKRKVIERMVNQKLMNINTDFISVVKEDSNKTQDRIVNEGILEQENCERDPYHADGRILEPELSESVMQKGEQNITRTVKLKVRVSGVVPEKGRTVVEVERGFYESDEVKEMTDEVRPSLDDQHNEMKVKDVGRGSISYTMTCQSLDALECLMGQYENGKLQDLMEDKFLSDELLDKIGAFYLAIDVTIDYEEYFLCRKELIQKFGSSMQKRDTAKFQTTEPQRTENTFQRVNKARDFLKAFERAGDKVTQSQIYILDQFLKEREQRRQRGHQQSSQDNSTRNSLQTQLPDDFEFVEIADVDLLTEIAEKNEELEAAISKLTIRSGIIRSQNRDRSRGRDIGKSVAVEGDRAKERELNPLFSEFIQAKSETRELATNHPELVMKTEKLSAYADQMVGGADIPEEAKEVYLDVRGVEGGYPVKGSVLEVFGSGSMPGQFNLARGIYIKKNGQWVICDWENHRVQVIDPIKLCCDLILQFHAFPKSFNPWNVTVDEDNDQYFMSDTGNGQVVVSSGQSKILNCFGRKEGIDPNGICLSPDGFIFIGDWNGYVRKYNKSGEHIARTEEGQVSKPLDLIVNKKCIFVSDFDRKCVHVLNHQMQSIRDIGKGHLERPYGLCFDHQQDGIYVCDVIGNRVVHFNCDGEFLSYKGQGQLEDPRYIALCKDNPYRLVVTQDYSNCVKLLYI
- the LOC139127316 gene encoding uncharacterized protein isoform X2, with amino-acid sequence MINSDAAFKIEKDRFPRAAFSLINLFDSDLITPLVADCMDTELQLRRESVSEEGQHSRYVFSVGGSIFKEYKKLYRKYPNIEHYRLSPVIDDSHFDIIPPDTVDDDEEFQILSLFQEHELADLKEDSVVMKAMNAVANLWHETKKSPLKWKILGVPTRCESTLRDRMKPHSHLRIVPARMPSAAHLNDELSRSNLVLIPPSSVHYANLTLAAVSAAIPFIVPENSQSHHLIEEHIPDCEESVVNMSNCEILRKGICRFLFKYETALERARDIKRKVIERMVNQKLMNINTDFISVVKEDSNKTQDRIVNEGILEQENCERDPCTVKLKVRVSGVVPEKGRTVVEVERGFYESDEVKEMTDEVRPSLDDQHNEMKVKDVGRGSISYTMTCQSLDALECLMGQYENGKLQDLMEDKFLSDELLDKIGAFYLAIDVTIDYEEYFLCRKELIQKFGSSMQKRDTAKFQTTEPQRTENTFQRVNKARDFLKAFERAGDKVTQSQIYILDQFLKEREQRRQRGHQQSSQDNSTRNSLQTQLPDDFEFVEIADVDLLTEIAEKNEELEAAISKLTIRSGIIRSQNRDRSRGRDIGKSVAVEGDRAKERELNPLFSEFIQAKSETRELATNHPELVMKTEKLSAYADQMVGGADIPEEAKEVYLDVRGVEGGYPVKGSVLEVFGSGSMPGQFNLARGIYIKKNGQWVICDWENHRVQVIDPIKLCCDLILQFHAFPKSFNPWNVTVDEDNDQYFMSDTGNGQVVVSSGQSKILNCFGRKEGIDPNGICLSPDGFIFIGDWNGYVRKYNKSGEHIARTEEGQVSKPLDLIVNKKCIFVSDFDRKCVHVLNHQMQSIRDIGKGHLERPYGLCFDHQQDGIYVCDVIGNRVVHFNCDGEFLSYKGQGQLEDPRYIALCKDNPYRLVVTQDYSNCVKLLYI